GTCGCGGTGCTGGCAGCCTTCGGCCAGGTTCCCTGCTTGTCGGTCGCTGTCTTGAGGAACCGCAAGATCAGCGCTGCGACAAGCTGTGGATCATCGGAGATCGGGACGTGGCTCAGGCCGGGTAGCCATCGCAGCTGGGCGTGGCGTACGAAGGCGAGGAAGCGAGGGCTCTGCATGCTGACCAACGGGTCGGCGGTCCCCTGCACCAGAAGGACCGGGCAGGTGATGCGCTCCAGCCGCGTCGGGACATCGAACATGGCCGCCTGGACGGTGTCCAGATATCCCGGCGCCTCGGCGAAGTCCAGCAGCAGCTGACGGGCATCCTCGGCGGGCAACTGCCACGGTCGGCTCCGCTCCATGGCAAAGAACAGCGACCGTCCGGCTCCTGTGGCAGCCACTGGGGTGGCGATGGGGGCAAGGAGCGTGGCCAGCGCTCGTCCAGTCAGCAGTGCCGCCGCCTGATGGACTCGCTCCAGCGGCGTGCCCAGCCCGTCGGGAGCGATCGCGATGACCGAAAGGGTGCGGCCCCGCGTGGCCAGCTCGAGGGCGACCCGGGCACCGAGGGAGTACCCAGCGACGTGGAACTGGGCAACGCCAAGCCGGTCCAGCTCCCGTTCAACGGCATCCGCCAGGGCCGCCGCCGTCGGCGCAACCCCCGGGGGAAGCGCGGCCGAGCGTCCGAAGCCGGGAAGGTCGAACGCGATGACGTCATAGTCGTTGCTCAGTGCCTGGTGGATCGGTTGCCAGCCGACAGCGGACTCTCCTACGCCGTGCAGCAAGACCAGTGGCTCGCCCGCTCCGGTCCGATGACGGGCAAGACGGTTGGTAGGGGGCACAGACAGGCGGGACGCGATGATGTCTCCTCATGGTGGACGGCTTGGAGCACCGAGACCCTGTCCAACTGCCACGGCCGACTGCGTTATTCCCCGTGCATGCTGTGGGTGGTCCGTCACTCCACAGCCGAGACAGTCCGAGACCAGCTCAACACGCCATGGCAGCTACCGGGAGGTCTGGTCGCCGCAGCGGCCTGACCAGGCCCAGTTGCCTCAGGCGATTCGGGCTGTGCTCATTCCGAGGGTAGCCCGAAGCGCCGCACCAATCCGGGGATTGCCCGGCGGGCTGAGC
The Actinomycetes bacterium genome window above contains:
- a CDS encoding alpha/beta hydrolase, coding for MLHGVGESAVGWQPIHQALSNDYDVIAFDLPGFGRSAALPPGVAPTAAALADAVERELDRLGVAQFHVAGYSLGARVALELATRGRTLSVIAIAPDGLGTPLERVHQAAALLTGRALATLLAPIATPVAATGAGRSLFFAMERSRPWQLPAEDARQLLLDFAEAPGYLDTVQAAMFDVPTRLERITCPVLLVQGTADPLVSMQSPRFLAFVRHAQLRWLPGLSHVPISDDPQLVAALILRFLKTATDKQGTWPKAASTATIPGQLAYFPRINGDPGSGGAWR